From the Marinomonas sp. THO17 genome, one window contains:
- a CDS encoding rhodanese-related sulfurtransferase — protein MSNIVVCALYKFVELPHYESLREPLLSVLEDNAVRGTLLLASEGINGTVAGSREGIDAMLAWLDQQPGLENIVYKESYDQDMPFYRTKVKLKKEIVTMGVEGIDPKRVVGTYVKPQDWNELISDPDVVLVDTRNDYEVQIGTFKNAVNPKTETFREFPAYVAENMDPKKQKKVAMFCTGGIRCEKSTAYMLEQGFEEVYHLEGGILKYLEEVPKEDTMWEGECFVFDNRVSVNHDLEKGEYDQCHACRMPITEEEKQDERYQQGVSCVHCFDKYTDEQRQRFIERERQVQLARQRGEEHIGADVLDAVEKHRQEKVAEKERQRKVRAAKQANA, from the coding sequence ATGTCAAACATAGTCGTTTGTGCCCTTTATAAATTCGTTGAACTTCCCCATTACGAATCCCTTCGTGAACCTTTATTGAGTGTCTTAGAAGACAATGCCGTGCGTGGTACCTTGCTGTTGGCCAGCGAAGGTATTAATGGCACTGTTGCTGGCAGTCGTGAAGGCATTGATGCCATGCTGGCTTGGTTGGACCAACAACCCGGCTTGGAAAATATTGTGTATAAAGAGTCTTACGACCAAGACATGCCGTTTTACCGTACCAAGGTAAAACTGAAAAAAGAAATCGTTACCATGGGCGTAGAGGGCATTGACCCCAAGCGTGTGGTGGGGACTTATGTGAAGCCACAAGATTGGAATGAGTTGATTTCAGACCCTGATGTGGTTTTGGTGGATACGCGTAACGATTACGAAGTGCAAATCGGTACCTTTAAAAATGCGGTCAATCCTAAAACCGAAACTTTTCGTGAGTTTCCTGCTTATGTCGCTGAAAACATGGATCCCAAAAAGCAGAAAAAAGTGGCCATGTTCTGTACCGGTGGAATTCGTTGTGAGAAATCCACGGCCTATATGTTGGAGCAAGGTTTTGAAGAGGTGTATCACTTGGAAGGTGGCATTCTTAAGTATCTAGAAGAAGTGCCAAAAGAAGACACCATGTGGGAAGGTGAGTGTTTCGTTTTTGATAATCGTGTGTCGGTCAATCACGATCTAGAGAAGGGTGAGTACGATCAATGTCACGCTTGTCGTATGCCGATTACCGAAGAAGAGAAGCAAGATGAGCGTTATCAGCAAGGCGTCAGTTGTGTACATTGTTTTGATAAGTACACAGATGAACAACGTCAGCGTTTTATAGAGCGTGAGCGCCAAGTGCAATTGGCTCGTCAGCGTGGTGAAGAGCACATAGGGGCCGATGTATTGGATGCGGTAGAAAAGCATCGTCAGGAAAAGGTGGCAGAAAAAGAGCGTCAACGTAAGGTTCGTGCTGCCAAGCAGGCAAATGCTTAA
- a CDS encoding 2OG-Fe(II) oxygenase, producing the protein MPRETLSAATHYHESAMSLFEREEVFTDILTDLQRQGWSVQDNVFSSEFIQALMAEAQGIESTNMLQAGIGRQQDHQLSLNARRDTIQWIDGDRPIRRDFLNAMEALRLALNRRLFLGLFDYEAHFARYEAGAFYEKHVDAFHGRSNRVLSTVLYLNQDWQQQDGGELVLYDERDSEHELGRFLPQQGRLAIFLSEAFPHQVLPAKRTRHSIAGWFRVNNSTGQFVDPDQ; encoded by the coding sequence ATGCCCCGAGAAACTTTATCCGCTGCAACTCATTACCACGAAAGCGCCATGTCCTTATTTGAACGAGAAGAGGTATTTACTGATATCTTGACGGATTTGCAACGTCAGGGCTGGAGTGTGCAAGATAATGTTTTTTCCAGTGAGTTCATACAAGCCTTGATGGCTGAAGCGCAGGGTATTGAGTCTACCAACATGTTGCAAGCTGGGATTGGTCGTCAGCAAGATCATCAGCTGAGCTTGAACGCTCGTCGCGATACCATTCAATGGATTGATGGGGATCGGCCCATTCGTCGAGATTTTCTTAACGCAATGGAAGCCTTGCGCCTAGCCTTGAACCGTCGTTTGTTTTTGGGCTTGTTTGATTATGAAGCGCATTTTGCTCGTTATGAGGCAGGGGCGTTTTACGAAAAGCATGTGGATGCTTTCCACGGGCGCAGCAATCGCGTCTTATCGACTGTCTTGTATTTGAATCAAGATTGGCAACAACAAGACGGCGGTGAGTTGGTTTTGTATGATGAGCGCGACTCTGAGCATGAGTTAGGGCGTTTTTTGCCTCAACAAGGTAGGTTGGCCATCTTTCTCAGCGAAGCCTTTCCGCATCAAGTCTTGCCAGCTAAGCGCACTCGCCACAGTATAGCCGGTTGGTTTCGTGTCAATAATTCTACCGGGCAGTTTGTCGATCCAGATCAGTAG
- a CDS encoding DEAD/DEAH box helicase, with product MSQAFQLRDYQVQAVDAALTHFRHSDDPAVIVLPTGAGKSLVIAELSRLAKGRVICLAHVKELVEQNHAKFIATGQRAGIYSAGLNQKVSDDKTVFASIQSLSANLDAFDQPVSLVIVDECHRIGMDDKGQYLTSLAHFQRLNPKVKILGLTATPYRLGSGWIYHKHYHGYTRPIDKPFFTHCIYELPLQHMVKQGYLTPPIHFDAAIAHYDFSLLTESLDGEQSSDDIALNELIHKYPRVTQAICEQILQLSTDRQGVMIFAATIDHAEEILGYLPAEQSALVTGKTKQKQRDQLIQAFKARQIKYLVNVSVLTTGFDAPHVDVIAILRPTQSISLFQQIVGRGLRLSPGKKDCLVLDYTNNGYNIFQPEIGDKRPTNDSVAVQIHCPECDFANTFWGRKDSEGNIIEHFGRRCHGLLDTPDGEQECQYRFKFKRCPHCNEENDIAARQCQHCGEKLLDADDMLRSALNLKDNKVLRCAGITPEINRNDNSLKITYHDEDGLTLAETFKFQYKKSRQSFNELFARRIASGSQIIEFDKAEQVEAFFDYLPTPDFVIAKKKKQHWQVTERLFDYQGPYRKANQLN from the coding sequence ATGAGTCAAGCTTTTCAACTTCGTGATTATCAAGTACAAGCCGTGGATGCGGCGCTGACGCATTTTCGTCACTCAGACGACCCTGCTGTCATTGTACTACCAACCGGCGCGGGCAAGAGCTTGGTGATTGCCGAACTCAGTCGCTTAGCCAAAGGCCGTGTTATCTGCCTGGCGCACGTAAAAGAACTGGTGGAACAAAACCACGCCAAATTTATCGCCACAGGGCAAAGGGCTGGTATTTATTCTGCGGGGCTCAACCAAAAAGTCAGCGACGACAAAACCGTGTTTGCTAGCATTCAATCTTTATCAGCCAATTTGGATGCCTTTGATCAGCCCGTCAGCTTGGTCATAGTGGACGAGTGCCATCGAATTGGCATGGACGACAAAGGACAATATTTAACAAGCTTGGCGCATTTTCAAAGACTCAACCCCAAGGTCAAAATTCTCGGTTTAACCGCCACGCCTTATCGTCTTGGCAGTGGCTGGATTTATCACAAACATTACCACGGTTATACGCGCCCGATAGACAAGCCCTTTTTTACACACTGTATTTACGAACTGCCCCTGCAACACATGGTGAAACAGGGGTATTTAACACCGCCTATCCACTTTGACGCGGCCATTGCCCATTACGACTTTAGCTTGCTTACAGAAAGTCTGGATGGCGAGCAGAGTAGTGATGACATCGCTCTCAACGAACTGATACACAAATACCCTCGGGTTACCCAAGCCATTTGCGAGCAAATCTTACAACTCAGTACAGATCGACAAGGGGTGATGATATTCGCGGCCACCATTGACCATGCTGAAGAAATTCTAGGCTATTTACCTGCCGAACAAAGCGCTCTGGTAACAGGCAAAACCAAACAAAAGCAACGAGATCAACTGATACAAGCCTTCAAAGCCAGACAAATAAAGTATCTGGTGAATGTGTCTGTGCTCACCACAGGGTTTGATGCCCCTCATGTGGATGTGATCGCCATTTTGCGCCCCACTCAATCCATCAGCCTGTTCCAACAAATTGTCGGACGTGGTCTACGCCTAAGCCCAGGTAAAAAAGATTGCTTGGTATTGGATTACACCAACAATGGTTACAACATTTTCCAACCGGAAATTGGCGACAAGCGTCCTACTAATGATTCGGTTGCCGTGCAAATCCATTGCCCTGAATGCGATTTTGCCAACACCTTCTGGGGACGAAAAGACAGTGAAGGCAATATCATTGAACATTTTGGTCGTCGCTGTCATGGCTTACTCGACACCCCAGATGGTGAACAAGAATGCCAATATCGCTTTAAGTTCAAACGCTGCCCGCATTGCAATGAAGAAAACGACATCGCGGCTCGTCAGTGCCAACATTGTGGTGAAAAACTGCTCGATGCGGACGATATGTTAAGAAGTGCACTGAATCTAAAAGACAACAAGGTACTACGTTGCGCTGGCATCACGCCAGAAATCAATCGCAATGACAACAGCCTCAAAATCACCTATCACGATGAAGACGGTCTTACCCTAGCGGAAACCTTCAAATTTCAATATAAGAAATCACGTCAATCTTTCAATGAGCTGTTTGCGCGCCGCATTGCCAGCGGCAGCCAAATCATAGAATTTGATAAAGCAGAACAAGTAGAAGCCTTTTTTGACTACTTGCCCACGCCCGATTTCGTCATCGCCAAAAAGAAAAAACAGCATTGGCAAGTGACCGAACGCTTATTTGATTACCAAGGACCCTATCGAAAAGCCAATCAGCTTAATTAA
- a CDS encoding TetR/AcrR family transcriptional regulator: MSLRQQQKQQTRSKIKAIAKQAFLSQGIAATSTRYLSQQAGIAVGTLFVHFPDKLALVKDIFFDEMDAALRAGAQAQSTCISPIDYLTQMAQVLFSFYDEYAEFTREVLLDSVVTGGFHTKQISVITDGIVKRFLQVGVDDKTAHIFAQNMVANYWFVLLESLPKGQLGQAALDRITSLNLPFQVSYQNAARKVAG, encoded by the coding sequence GTGAGTCTTCGTCAGCAACAAAAACAGCAAACCCGTTCCAAAATCAAAGCCATTGCCAAGCAGGCTTTTCTTTCTCAAGGCATTGCTGCCACCAGTACCCGATATTTAAGTCAGCAAGCTGGCATTGCTGTGGGTACCTTGTTCGTTCATTTTCCCGACAAATTGGCCCTGGTCAAAGACATCTTTTTTGATGAGATGGATGCAGCGTTGCGTGCGGGTGCGCAAGCGCAATCGACTTGCATTTCGCCCATTGACTACTTAACGCAAATGGCGCAAGTGCTGTTTTCTTTTTACGATGAGTATGCGGAATTCACCCGCGAAGTTTTGCTGGACAGTGTGGTGACGGGCGGGTTTCATACTAAGCAAATTAGTGTGATTACCGATGGTATTGTGAAACGCTTCTTGCAAGTGGGGGTGGATGATAAAACGGCTCATATTTTTGCACAAAACATGGTGGCGAATTATTGGTTTGTGTTATTGGAAAGTCTGCCAAAAGGTCAACTGGGCCAAGCCGCCTTAGATCGAATCACAAGTCTTAATTTACCCTTCCAAGTGTCTTATCAAAATGCCGCCCGAAAAGTGGCGGGCTAA
- a CDS encoding DUF1499 domain-containing protein: MSRYISPVLYILLMLVGCMAFVSIAGVRVGIFEPITGFSMLRDSVYASLVLSVLAIVSLVACRKERNVGTQRFFCLVLTVSLVYSFMWIGFYLKRSDLPHINDITTDTQMPPSFINVNFIRSSNENDLAYNLDWAPIQKKYYPNVKPVFTDQSKDQVYFIVADMVSDRGWEVVAKYPAAGMIEATARTPIFGFRDDVAIRILQMEDGEVRIDIRSCSRVGRGDYGVNAERVESFMEDLQVRLERINLPRVNTVR; encoded by the coding sequence ATGAGTCGTTATATCTCTCCAGTGCTATATATCCTTCTGATGCTAGTTGGTTGTATGGCATTTGTGTCAATCGCTGGTGTAAGGGTGGGAATTTTTGAGCCCATAACGGGGTTCTCCATGCTGCGTGACAGTGTTTACGCTTCTTTGGTGTTGTCTGTTTTGGCGATTGTTTCCTTAGTCGCTTGTCGTAAAGAGAGAAACGTAGGCACCCAGCGCTTTTTTTGTTTGGTCTTGACGGTCTCGCTGGTATACAGCTTCATGTGGATTGGTTTTTACCTTAAACGTTCAGATCTGCCTCACATTAACGACATTACCACAGACACCCAAATGCCTCCCTCCTTCATTAACGTAAATTTCATCCGCAGCTCCAACGAAAATGACCTTGCTTACAACCTTGATTGGGCACCTATTCAGAAGAAATACTACCCAAATGTTAAGCCTGTTTTTACTGATCAGAGCAAAGATCAGGTGTATTTTATCGTCGCTGATATGGTGTCTGATCGTGGTTGGGAAGTGGTCGCCAAATACCCCGCCGCGGGTATGATTGAGGCAACAGCACGTACGCCAATTTTTGGTTTCCGTGATGATGTGGCGATTCGTATTCTGCAAATGGAGGATGGCGAGGTAAGAATCGATATACGCTCTTGTTCTCGTGTGGGGCGTGGTGATTATGGTGTTAATGCAGAGCGAGTTGAGTCCTTTATGGAGGATTTGCAGGTTCGCTTAGAACGCATCAATTTACCTAGGGTAAATACTGTGCGTTAA
- a CDS encoding DTW domain-containing protein: MKPLFPFHGVDRLRQDCQANAMRPFIAHGANAIRCPSCLMTESACFCDKRKAIESPVEFILLYHRDEIHKPTNSGRLIADLFPQHTQAFLWHRTEPEQALLDLLDARQHSISLLFPNTNTAQQQGRTPRLIADIQDPTQQPHTFVLLDGTWKQASKMFHQSLWLHKIPHFEIQQAAQRSFLVRHAKHEKQFATAEITAMLLHNLGYEDQSLRLLNYYQVFNQACLRSRKRGNENE, encoded by the coding sequence ATGAAACCACTTTTTCCATTTCACGGGGTGGATCGCCTCAGGCAAGATTGCCAAGCGAACGCTATGCGACCTTTTATTGCACATGGTGCCAATGCAATTCGCTGCCCATCCTGCCTAATGACAGAATCCGCCTGTTTCTGTGATAAAAGAAAAGCTATTGAATCCCCTGTGGAATTTATTTTGCTGTATCACAGAGATGAAATTCACAAACCAACCAACAGTGGCCGCTTAATCGCTGATCTCTTCCCACAACACACGCAGGCATTTTTGTGGCACAGAACCGAGCCAGAACAGGCTTTATTGGATCTATTGGACGCGAGACAGCACAGCATCAGCCTGCTCTTCCCCAATACCAACACGGCACAACAGCAAGGCAGAACGCCACGCCTAATAGCAGACATTCAAGATCCAACACAGCAACCCCATACTTTTGTATTGCTCGATGGCACCTGGAAGCAAGCCAGCAAAATGTTTCATCAAAGTCTATGGTTACACAAGATACCGCATTTTGAAATTCAGCAAGCCGCGCAACGCTCTTTCCTGGTTCGTCATGCCAAACACGAAAAGCAATTTGCCACTGCCGAAATCACCGCCATGTTACTACACAATCTTGGATACGAAGACCAAAGCTTAAGGTTATTAAACTATTACCAAGTTTTTAACCAAGCTTGTTTAAGAAGCCGCAAACGCGGCAATGAAAATGAATAA
- a CDS encoding DUF2947 family protein, giving the protein MYQALSQFPKRWIFHRQDPKVQPEDLAQIHYLTESKAEQIWRDYISQEHLHPEHFTEQDWPNKTLEGLEMNKVQWEKVWDSEVAELPVEVLSHCGHWGEDTKVYFCCHNELIFELNWGVFKRTWKAFLFLDNGPILIGKKKKQAVQFHSNGWATLLMRNS; this is encoded by the coding sequence TTGTACCAAGCATTATCTCAGTTTCCCAAACGTTGGATTTTTCATCGTCAGGACCCCAAGGTGCAGCCTGAAGATTTGGCGCAAATCCACTACTTAACTGAGTCAAAAGCAGAGCAAATTTGGCGCGATTATATTAGCCAGGAGCATTTACATCCGGAGCATTTTACGGAACAGGATTGGCCGAATAAAACATTAGAAGGCCTTGAAATGAATAAGGTTCAGTGGGAAAAAGTGTGGGACAGTGAGGTTGCAGAATTGCCAGTGGAAGTATTGTCCCATTGTGGCCATTGGGGGGAAGACACCAAGGTGTACTTTTGTTGTCACAATGAGCTGATTTTTGAATTAAATTGGGGCGTTTTTAAGCGCACTTGGAAAGCCTTTTTGTTCTTGGACAATGGCCCCATTTTGATCGGTAAAAAGAAAAAACAAGCCGTGCAATTCCACTCAAATGGTTGGGCTACTTTACTGATGAGAAATAGTTGA